The following are encoded together in the Tepidiforma bonchosmolovskayae genome:
- a CDS encoding matrixin family metalloprotease, translating to MHAPHRPRSRTAWRSLVGLLALAACAWGMAAAVLFGSTGAVAETEPRFRDVETVFLVPHGGEWYIVKIAFFMYDDGSGNFAEAADNARREMIARFPGAYEIPPGSASAAYVTSGFKWTSGTASWAYNGAGAYAGVAAQAQSAMQAAAQTWSMAGASFAFTGGGTTTAGTGACGGSSGGLDGQNTVGWAPQGGSVLAVTCSWYSSTGSPYRAAIEFDMQFDPDWNWTTGSPATVDLQSVALHEFGHALGLNHSSDFSAVMYASYPSGAIKRTLTQDDRDGLYAIYGQQGGGSTPTPTPTWTPSPTPTATPSASPSPSPTLTGTPTNTPTPTRTPTSTPTPTWTPPAGGSTPTPPPTMPPTATPTPPAWPTPTPTSPPTATPTRTPPPRPSASPTPRPSLPVLPGANLLTWPGNDAPPAVALAGLPAIRAVYEYDPFTGQWKRYVAGAPAYLNTIPLLQNGRVYWFLAAAPATISVEP from the coding sequence GTGCACGCCCCTCACCGTCCCCGCTCACGCACCGCCTGGCGGTCCCTCGTCGGCCTGCTCGCCCTCGCAGCCTGCGCCTGGGGCATGGCCGCCGCTGTGCTCTTCGGCTCGACGGGCGCCGTCGCCGAAACCGAACCGCGCTTCCGCGATGTCGAGACCGTGTTCCTCGTCCCCCACGGCGGCGAGTGGTACATCGTCAAAATCGCCTTCTTCATGTACGACGACGGCTCCGGAAACTTCGCCGAAGCCGCAGACAACGCCCGCCGCGAGATGATCGCCCGCTTCCCCGGCGCCTACGAAATCCCGCCCGGCTCTGCCTCCGCCGCCTACGTCACCAGCGGCTTCAAATGGACCTCGGGCACCGCTTCCTGGGCCTATAACGGAGCCGGGGCGTACGCCGGCGTCGCCGCCCAGGCCCAGTCTGCCATGCAGGCCGCCGCCCAGACCTGGTCGATGGCCGGCGCCAGTTTCGCCTTCACCGGCGGCGGAACCACCACCGCCGGGACCGGCGCCTGCGGCGGCTCCAGCGGCGGCCTCGATGGCCAGAACACCGTCGGCTGGGCACCCCAGGGCGGCTCCGTCCTCGCCGTCACCTGCTCCTGGTACTCCAGCACCGGCAGCCCGTACCGCGCCGCCATCGAATTCGACATGCAGTTCGACCCCGACTGGAACTGGACCACCGGCTCCCCTGCCACGGTCGATCTCCAGAGCGTCGCCCTGCACGAATTCGGCCACGCGCTCGGCCTCAATCATTCGTCCGACTTCTCCGCCGTCATGTACGCCAGCTACCCCTCCGGGGCCATCAAGCGCACCCTCACCCAGGACGACCGCGACGGCCTCTATGCCATCTACGGGCAGCAGGGCGGCGGCTCTACCCCCACGCCCACCCCCACGTGGACGCCGTCGCCGACCCCGACCGCCACGCCCTCGGCCAGCCCGTCCCCGTCGCCGACCCTGACCGGCACACCGACGAACACCCCCACGCCGACCCGCACGCCCACAAGCACCCCAACGCCCACCTGGACCCCGCCCGCCGGCGGCTCCACGCCCACCCCGCCGCCCACCATGCCGCCGACCGCGACCCCCACGCCGCCGGCCTGGCCCACCCCCACACCGACCTCCCCGCCCACGGCCACGCCGACCCGGACTCCGCCCCCGCGCCCCTCGGCCTCGCCCACGCCGCGGCCGTCCCTCCCCGTGCTTCCCGGCGCCAACCTCCTCACCTGGCCCGGAAACGACGCCCCGCCCGCTGTCGCCCTTGCCGGCCTCCCCGCCATCCGCGCGGTCTACGAGTACGACCCCTTCACCGGCCAGTGGAAGCGGTACGTCGCCGGCGCACCAGCCTACCTGAACACCATCCCGCTCCTCCAGAACGGCCGCGTCTACTGGTTCCTCGCCGCCGCGCCGGCCACCATAAGCGTCGAACCGTAG
- a CDS encoding MFS transporter produces MAANAPSSTPPADPPLGARPRLRDFGLAPLVVLFVLNAVDELDRAVLAVAMEDIRRDFDLADWAVGLLPLAVVFITGVISLPAGNWADRWRRVSILSGGAIVWGGAGLLASVSQNFVQLFLTRALLGFGQGTIVPTHASLLSDYYPVSVRGRALGYHRSANPLGQVLGAILGGAIVAALGWRWGFAAAAVPGLLLGIYALRLREPRRGEADLLVAAKQDPLFAAFLQDPPDKLGFRQSLDTIFRIRSLRLLIFTNAAFGFSLFGVVFWIPALFEREFGFSTTGAGGALAALALAAFVGTWYGGPFADRNVARGFRYLGRIGVVATIILTITWTLAFLMPNAALCLLFLSFGAFIASLGTPGLISIVAAVSPPRVRSQAFSAFGLALAVFGAAAAPLIVGAISELLQSSAGMAEGEALRWAMLSATTVVMAFGAWLAYQASRTCAEDAQRTMAAFLADYQRRAAEAAGAR; encoded by the coding sequence GTGGCCGCGAACGCACCCTCCTCCACGCCCCCCGCAGACCCGCCCCTGGGCGCCCGTCCCCGCCTGCGCGACTTCGGCCTCGCCCCCCTCGTCGTGCTCTTCGTCCTTAACGCCGTCGACGAGCTCGACCGGGCCGTCCTCGCCGTCGCCATGGAGGATATCCGCCGCGACTTCGACCTCGCCGACTGGGCCGTCGGCCTCCTCCCCCTTGCCGTCGTCTTCATCACCGGTGTCATCTCCCTGCCCGCCGGTAACTGGGCCGACCGCTGGCGCCGCGTCAGCATCCTCTCCGGCGGCGCCATCGTCTGGGGCGGCGCCGGGCTCCTCGCCTCCGTCTCCCAGAACTTCGTCCAGCTCTTCCTCACCCGCGCCCTCCTCGGCTTCGGCCAGGGCACCATCGTCCCCACCCATGCCAGCCTCCTCTCCGACTACTACCCGGTCAGCGTCCGCGGCCGCGCCCTCGGCTACCACCGCTCGGCCAACCCCCTCGGCCAGGTGCTCGGGGCCATCCTCGGCGGCGCCATCGTCGCAGCCCTCGGCTGGCGCTGGGGCTTTGCCGCTGCAGCCGTCCCCGGCCTCCTCCTCGGCATCTACGCCCTCCGCCTCCGCGAACCCCGCCGCGGCGAGGCCGACCTCCTCGTCGCCGCAAAACAGGACCCCCTCTTCGCCGCCTTCCTCCAGGACCCGCCCGATAAGCTCGGCTTCCGCCAGAGCCTCGACACCATCTTCCGCATCCGCTCCCTCCGCCTCCTCATCTTCACGAACGCCGCGTTCGGATTTTCCCTCTTCGGCGTCGTCTTCTGGATTCCCGCCCTCTTCGAACGCGAGTTCGGCTTCTCCACCACCGGCGCAGGCGGCGCCCTCGCCGCGCTCGCCCTCGCCGCCTTCGTCGGCACCTGGTACGGCGGCCCCTTCGCCGACCGCAACGTCGCCCGCGGCTTCCGCTACCTCGGCCGTATCGGCGTCGTCGCCACCATCATCCTCACCATCACCTGGACGCTCGCCTTCCTCATGCCGAACGCCGCCCTGTGCCTCCTCTTCCTCTCGTTCGGAGCGTTCATCGCCTCCCTCGGCACGCCCGGCCTCATCTCCATCGTCGCCGCCGTCTCCCCGCCGCGCGTCCGCTCGCAGGCCTTCTCCGCCTTCGGCCTCGCCCTCGCCGTCTTCGGCGCTGCCGCTGCGCCGCTCATCGTCGGCGCCATCTCCGAGCTCCTCCAGTCCTCCGCCGGCATGGCCGAAGGCGAAGCCCTCCGCTGGGCCATGCTCTCCGCTACCACCGTCGTCATGGCCTTCGGCGCCTGGCTCGCCTACCAGGCCAGCCGCACCTGCGCCGAAGACGCCCAGCGCACCATGGCCGCCTTCCTCGCCGATTACCAGCGCCGCGCCGCCGAGGCGGCCGGCGCCCGCTGA
- a CDS encoding phosphodiester glycosidase family protein, with protein MLGGIPFRRQTEGDGAMAAAEGAAGEAAAAGPGEAAPRRRLTWRRAAAGLAVLLLAAGGLAYSQKERIAPQVADTLRATIGDERTARVESWFFAIEDRVQKARYRLLGAETNPFATEEVRVSYVERTPPRTVVVWAGTRGVDRGANPDAFLPVPMTFPPTKQLRSNPEPGEGTWSTAGLPRTTPSDPLMAKTFFRPDPSRPYALVGVLLVDARRVRLHLVAGTVDPGGSRGVKGPGTIPAEDVPRLVAAWNGGFKGDHGNFGMVAHGKEFQRLRNGLATVCTKKDGTFVMGEYGRDLTWDPERMEACRQNAVLLVDRGEVSRRTAEGNDTWGYVQVNSSEFITWRSGIGVTKDGNLLVAAGNSLSAETLAKALWAAGAEYAMQLDINSPYVLTSLFFPQPDGSVKPERFMEAMPDAPGRFLRTQERDFMYLVLDEARYR; from the coding sequence GTGCTCGGGGGGATTCCGTTCCGGCGGCAGACCGAGGGAGACGGCGCCATGGCGGCGGCGGAGGGAGCCGCCGGGGAGGCGGCTGCCGCCGGGCCTGGAGAAGCGGCCCCGCGCCGCCGGCTGACGTGGAGACGGGCGGCCGCCGGGCTGGCGGTGCTGCTGCTGGCGGCGGGCGGCCTGGCCTATTCGCAGAAGGAGCGGATCGCGCCGCAGGTTGCGGACACGCTGCGGGCGACGATCGGCGACGAGCGGACGGCGCGGGTGGAGAGCTGGTTCTTCGCCATCGAGGACCGGGTGCAGAAGGCGCGCTACCGGCTGCTCGGCGCGGAGACGAACCCGTTCGCGACGGAGGAGGTGCGGGTTTCGTATGTGGAGCGGACGCCTCCGCGAACGGTCGTGGTGTGGGCCGGGACGCGGGGGGTCGACCGGGGAGCGAACCCGGACGCGTTCCTGCCGGTGCCGATGACGTTCCCCCCGACGAAGCAGCTGCGTTCGAACCCGGAGCCGGGCGAGGGGACCTGGTCGACGGCCGGCCTGCCGCGGACGACGCCTTCGGACCCGCTGATGGCGAAGACGTTCTTCCGGCCGGACCCGTCGCGGCCGTACGCGCTGGTCGGGGTGCTGCTGGTGGATGCGCGGCGGGTGCGGCTGCACCTGGTGGCGGGGACGGTGGACCCGGGCGGGAGCCGGGGGGTAAAGGGGCCGGGGACAATCCCGGCGGAGGACGTGCCACGGCTGGTGGCGGCGTGGAACGGCGGGTTCAAGGGCGACCACGGGAACTTCGGCATGGTGGCGCACGGGAAGGAGTTCCAGCGGCTGCGGAACGGGCTGGCCACGGTGTGCACGAAGAAGGACGGGACGTTCGTGATGGGCGAGTACGGGCGCGACCTGACCTGGGACCCGGAGCGGATGGAGGCGTGCCGGCAGAACGCGGTGCTGCTGGTCGACCGGGGCGAGGTAAGCAGGCGGACGGCCGAGGGGAACGACACCTGGGGGTACGTGCAGGTGAACTCGTCGGAATTCATCACGTGGCGGTCGGGGATTGGGGTGACGAAGGACGGGAACCTGCTGGTGGCGGCGGGGAATTCGCTGAGCGCGGAGACGCTGGCGAAGGCGCTCTGGGCGGCGGGGGCGGAGTACGCGATGCAGCTCGACATCAACAGCCCCTACGTGCTGACGTCGCTCTTCTTCCCGCAGCCGGACGGCTCGGTGAAGCCGGAGCGGTTCATGGAGGCGATGCCGGATGCGCCGGGGCGGTTCCTGCGGACGCAGGAGCGGGACTTCATGTACCTGGTGCTGGACGAAGCGCGGTATCGCTAG
- a CDS encoding GGDEF domain-containing protein: MALQGTIAAFFVAGELLGWFGDHSAASRAAVAWIAAYHIFRVVYVVRRRASHRPVRAIEALIPLLDVSCISSGWILLGNPLSPFWAAYLYALVGYARRMHGWEFARTAVFILANLAVAQGVTAWRAGGAPVNPDQATMLVIAATMASLAHKVGAGWREAERQARVLAETDPLTGLPNRRHFLSQLELRADAELGYAVLMMDIDDFKRLNDEHGHLHGDAVLARVARVLRANIREGDLLARYGGEEFVVAMPGADLAQALQVAERLRAAVERDTPSSISVGCAVRAPGETLDDVLRRADDLLLFAKRTGKNVVRWEPTRRSA; encoded by the coding sequence ATGGCGCTGCAGGGCACCATCGCGGCCTTCTTCGTCGCCGGGGAGCTGCTGGGATGGTTCGGCGACCACTCGGCCGCAAGCCGGGCAGCGGTCGCATGGATTGCGGCGTACCACATTTTCCGGGTGGTGTACGTGGTGCGGCGGCGTGCGTCGCACCGGCCGGTGCGGGCGATCGAGGCGCTCATTCCGCTGCTGGATGTGAGCTGCATCTCTTCGGGATGGATCTTGCTGGGGAATCCGCTTTCGCCGTTCTGGGCGGCCTACCTGTACGCGCTGGTGGGCTACGCGCGGCGGATGCACGGCTGGGAGTTCGCGCGGACGGCGGTGTTCATCCTGGCGAACCTCGCCGTGGCGCAGGGGGTCACCGCGTGGCGGGCCGGCGGCGCACCGGTGAACCCGGACCAGGCGACGATGCTGGTCATCGCGGCGACGATGGCGTCGCTGGCGCACAAGGTCGGGGCCGGATGGCGGGAAGCGGAGCGGCAGGCGCGGGTGCTGGCGGAGACGGACCCGCTGACCGGCCTGCCGAACCGCCGGCACTTCCTGAGCCAGCTCGAACTGCGCGCGGATGCGGAGCTCGGGTATGCCGTGCTGATGATGGACATCGACGACTTCAAGCGGCTGAACGACGAGCACGGGCACCTGCACGGCGACGCGGTGCTGGCGCGGGTGGCGCGGGTCCTGCGGGCGAACATCCGCGAGGGGGACCTGCTGGCGCGGTACGGCGGCGAGGAGTTCGTGGTGGCGATGCCAGGCGCGGACCTGGCACAGGCGCTCCAGGTCGCGGAGCGGCTGCGGGCGGCAGTGGAGCGGGACACGCCCTCGTCGATTTCGGTGGGGTGCGCGGTGCGGGCGCCGGGCGAAACGCTTGACGACGTGCTGCGGCGGGCGGATGACCTGCTGCTGTTCGCGAAGCGGACGGGGAAGAACGTGGTGCGCTGGGAGCCGACGCGGCGCTCGGCGTGA
- the mbhE gene encoding hydrogen gas-evolving membrane-bound hydrogenase subunit E: MGLALALAGVFGTVPVAAALPGRWWRGAALALVPAGVFVYLLTLLERARDGDPLTWSIEWVPALGIALAFRADGLALLFGLLIAGIGALVLVYAEAYMAGKAGAGRLEATLLAFMGAMLGVVFADDVVTLFVAWELTSITSFLLISFEQEKLKARKAAVQALLVTGAGGLALLAGLVVLGQAAGTYRISEMQAEAVAASSLANGAMVLVLLGAFTKSAQVPFHFWLPGAMAAPTPVSAYLHSATMVKAGVYLLARLNPVLGDLDGWRPAVTAAGAATLAVGAFVALHEEDLKRILAYTTVGALGLLTMLIGLGSELALKAAMVFVVGHALYKGALFMTAGTIDHGTGTRMVGELGGLRRAMPWTFGAVAAGAVGLAGFGPVLSFIGKEAALEAGLEEAGAAGAWAVAALVVSGSLFTAAGVVLLRPFFGAERAPHAPHEGSAGLLAGPLVLGALSIGLALAPGVIEGRLIAPAAAAAAGEPVKVSLKLWHGFNAALGLSAASVAAGIGAGLGAPRLTRPTARLMGARWFPSGPKVYDWLYYGMQRAARFHTVWMQRGYLRGYIGAVLLTSVVLVAAALVRWGGSLEREWTEPAFYEAVAAATVIAGATAAIVHMSRLAAVTALGAVGFGVAIIYALFGGPDLALTQIVMETLSVMLFVLVFYRLPKLVERGPLPRRLRDGAIALTVGVTMSVLVLASLGHRDGEPISRYFGETAYVEAFGRNVVNVILVDFRALDTLGEIVVLGTAALGVYALLRVRRGQR; the protein is encoded by the coding sequence GTGGGGCTCGCACTCGCGCTTGCCGGGGTGTTCGGGACCGTGCCCGTTGCCGCCGCGCTGCCGGGGCGCTGGTGGCGCGGGGCGGCGCTTGCGCTTGTGCCGGCGGGGGTGTTCGTCTACCTGCTGACGCTGCTGGAGCGGGCGAGGGATGGGGACCCGCTGACGTGGAGCATCGAGTGGGTGCCGGCGCTGGGGATTGCGCTGGCGTTCCGGGCCGACGGGCTGGCGCTGCTGTTCGGGCTGCTGATCGCGGGGATTGGGGCGCTCGTGCTGGTGTACGCCGAGGCGTACATGGCGGGCAAGGCGGGGGCGGGCCGGCTGGAGGCGACGCTGCTCGCCTTCATGGGCGCGATGCTCGGGGTGGTATTCGCCGACGACGTGGTCACGCTGTTCGTGGCGTGGGAGCTGACGAGCATCACGTCGTTCCTGCTGATTTCGTTCGAGCAGGAGAAGCTGAAGGCGCGGAAGGCGGCGGTGCAGGCGCTGCTCGTGACGGGCGCGGGCGGGCTGGCGCTGCTGGCGGGGCTCGTGGTGCTGGGGCAGGCAGCGGGGACGTACCGGATTTCGGAGATGCAGGCGGAGGCGGTGGCGGCGAGTTCGCTGGCCAACGGGGCGATGGTGCTGGTGCTGCTCGGGGCGTTCACGAAGTCGGCGCAGGTGCCGTTCCACTTCTGGCTTCCGGGCGCGATGGCGGCGCCGACACCGGTGAGCGCGTACCTCCACTCGGCGACGATGGTGAAGGCCGGGGTATACCTGCTGGCGCGGCTGAACCCGGTGCTGGGGGACCTCGACGGCTGGCGGCCGGCGGTGACGGCTGCGGGGGCGGCGACGCTGGCTGTGGGGGCGTTCGTCGCGCTGCACGAGGAGGACCTGAAGCGGATCCTTGCCTACACGACGGTCGGTGCGCTCGGCCTGCTGACGATGCTGATCGGGCTGGGGTCTGAGCTGGCGCTCAAGGCGGCGATGGTGTTCGTGGTTGGGCACGCGCTGTACAAGGGCGCGCTGTTCATGACGGCGGGGACGATCGACCACGGGACGGGGACGCGGATGGTCGGGGAGCTGGGCGGGCTGCGGCGGGCGATGCCGTGGACGTTCGGGGCGGTCGCAGCGGGCGCGGTGGGCCTGGCCGGGTTCGGGCCGGTGCTGTCGTTCATCGGGAAGGAGGCGGCGCTGGAGGCCGGGCTGGAGGAGGCGGGGGCAGCGGGCGCGTGGGCGGTCGCTGCGCTGGTGGTTTCGGGGTCGCTGTTCACGGCGGCCGGGGTCGTGCTGCTGCGGCCGTTTTTCGGGGCGGAACGCGCGCCGCATGCGCCGCACGAGGGGAGCGCGGGACTGCTGGCGGGGCCGCTGGTGCTCGGCGCGCTGTCGATTGGGCTGGCGCTGGCGCCGGGCGTCATCGAGGGGCGGCTCATCGCGCCGGCGGCAGCGGCGGCGGCCGGGGAGCCGGTGAAGGTTTCGCTAAAGCTGTGGCACGGGTTCAACGCGGCGCTCGGGCTGAGCGCTGCCTCGGTGGCGGCGGGCATCGGGGCCGGGCTGGGAGCGCCGCGGCTGACGCGGCCGACCGCGCGGCTAATGGGCGCGCGGTGGTTCCCTTCGGGGCCGAAGGTGTATGACTGGCTGTACTACGGGATGCAGCGGGCCGCCCGGTTCCATACGGTCTGGATGCAGCGGGGGTATCTCCGCGGGTACATCGGCGCGGTGCTGCTGACGTCGGTGGTGCTGGTGGCGGCGGCGCTGGTGCGGTGGGGCGGGTCGCTGGAGCGGGAGTGGACCGAGCCGGCGTTCTACGAGGCGGTGGCGGCGGCGACGGTCATCGCCGGGGCGACGGCGGCGATTGTGCACATGTCGCGGCTGGCGGCGGTGACGGCGCTGGGTGCGGTCGGCTTCGGGGTGGCGATCATCTACGCGCTCTTCGGCGGACCCGACCTTGCCCTCACGCAGATCGTGATGGAGACGCTCTCGGTGATGCTGTTCGTGCTGGTGTTCTACCGGCTGCCGAAGCTGGTGGAGCGCGGGCCGCTGCCGCGGCGGCTCCGGGACGGGGCGATCGCCCTGACGGTGGGCGTCACGATGAGCGTGCTGGTGCTGGCCTCGCTGGGGCACCGGGATGGCGAGCCGATTTCGCGGTACTTCGGCGAGACGGCGTACGTGGAGGCGTTCGGGCGGAACGTGGTGAACGTCATCCTCGTGGACTTCCGGGCGCTAGATACGCTCGGGGAGATTGTGGTGCTCGGGACGGCGGCGCTGGGCGTGTATGCGCTGCTGCGGGTGCGGAGGGGGCAGCGGTGA
- a CDS encoding matrixin family metalloprotease, whose amino-acid sequence MTRPGRILLAALALAALLPAGGRGQPGSAGAETPAAIPWTLLIERPGGARARLDFLVAALTPADAERAVAAALRALPVVPAAPGVSAAWRPWGWAWSDAELPVPVAYNPAGAPSVVGPQAVIAGLRAWSSVEGSRFAFRYAGITDRTASILDAGPDGENVISWAHLPCDRGCVLGLTSKEEAREVDILLNSNPNALAELGLDTVLDWRTVILHELGHMAGLDHSCPAPWGPCTPDEVAAVMYFQYTGTNRVLAPDDRAGLRALYPAEPPPSGSARRVALEPGWNLLVAPPVPPADLAARLPCLVAAYAFDGAAWLRWAPELPAQLRTLAVFPSEVPVWLLASGACAADIAPS is encoded by the coding sequence GTGACCCGACCCGGTCGCATCCTCCTGGCCGCGCTCGCCCTCGCCGCCCTCCTCCCGGCCGGCGGGCGCGGCCAGCCCGGCTCCGCAGGCGCCGAAACTCCGGCCGCCATCCCCTGGACGCTCCTCATCGAACGCCCCGGCGGTGCCCGCGCCCGGCTCGACTTCCTCGTCGCGGCCCTCACCCCCGCCGATGCCGAACGCGCCGTCGCGGCCGCTCTCCGCGCCCTGCCGGTCGTCCCCGCTGCGCCGGGCGTTTCCGCCGCCTGGCGCCCCTGGGGCTGGGCCTGGTCCGACGCCGAACTGCCCGTGCCCGTCGCCTACAACCCCGCCGGTGCCCCCTCCGTCGTCGGCCCCCAGGCCGTCATCGCCGGCCTCCGCGCCTGGTCATCCGTCGAAGGCTCCCGCTTCGCCTTCCGCTACGCCGGCATCACCGACCGCACCGCTTCCATCCTCGACGCCGGCCCCGACGGCGAAAACGTCATCTCCTGGGCCCACCTCCCCTGCGACCGCGGCTGCGTCCTCGGCCTTACCAGCAAGGAGGAGGCCCGCGAGGTCGACATCCTTCTCAACAGCAACCCCAACGCCCTCGCCGAACTCGGCCTCGATACCGTCCTCGACTGGCGCACCGTCATCCTCCACGAACTCGGCCACATGGCCGGCCTCGACCACTCCTGCCCCGCGCCCTGGGGCCCCTGCACCCCGGACGAGGTCGCCGCCGTCATGTACTTCCAGTACACCGGCACCAACCGCGTCCTCGCCCCCGACGACCGGGCCGGCCTCCGCGCCCTCTATCCTGCCGAACCGCCGCCGTCCGGCTCCGCCCGCCGTGTCGCCCTCGAACCCGGCTGGAACCTCCTCGTCGCGCCGCCGGTACCGCCCGCCGACCTCGCCGCCCGCCTCCCCTGCCTCGTCGCCGCCTACGCCTTCGATGGCGCGGCCTGGCTCCGCTGGGCCCCGGAACTCCCTGCCCAGCTCCGCACGCTCGCCGTCTTCCCGTCCGAAGTCCCCGTGTGGCTCCTCGCCTCCGGCGCCTGCGCCGCCGATATCGCCCCGTCCTAG
- a CDS encoding DUF1786 domain-containing protein, which yields MRILAIDVGTGTQDILLFDSSGPIENSPKMVLPSPTAIAASRIRRATAAGRPLLITGTIAGGGPCAWALEDHLRAGLPAFATPDAARTFDDDLDRVRQLGVAIVSDDEAARLDADRVILRDLDLHAIRTALAAFEVPGDFDGIAVACLDHGEAPPGTSDRIFRFDHLARTVRARNDLLAFATAPEALPPYLTRARAIVAAAAREAPAAFMDTGPAAALGALHDERVAASGECLVLNLGNMHLLGFHLRGRTIASLFEHHTGEVTGEQVETFTRRLASGELTNDEVFSTKGHGALHIDRSLVRPGLPPVVAVTGPQRGRLAGSALRPLFAAPFGDMMIGGCFGLLRAFAEVHPWARDAVEARLGPLAA from the coding sequence ATGCGCATCCTCGCGATCGACGTTGGCACCGGCACCCAGGACATCCTCCTCTTCGACAGCAGCGGCCCCATCGAAAACTCCCCCAAGATGGTCCTGCCCTCCCCCACCGCCATCGCTGCGTCCCGCATCCGCCGCGCAACCGCTGCTGGCCGCCCGCTCCTCATCACCGGGACCATCGCCGGCGGCGGCCCCTGCGCCTGGGCCCTCGAAGACCACCTCCGTGCCGGCCTCCCCGCCTTCGCCACCCCCGATGCCGCCCGCACCTTCGACGACGACCTCGACCGCGTCCGGCAGCTCGGCGTCGCCATCGTCAGCGACGACGAAGCCGCCCGCCTCGACGCCGACCGCGTCATCCTCCGCGACCTTGACCTCCACGCCATCCGTACCGCACTCGCCGCCTTCGAAGTCCCCGGCGACTTCGACGGTATCGCCGTCGCCTGCCTCGACCACGGCGAGGCGCCGCCCGGCACCTCCGACCGCATCTTCCGCTTCGACCACCTCGCCCGCACCGTCCGCGCCCGCAACGACCTTCTCGCCTTTGCGACTGCGCCCGAGGCCCTCCCGCCCTACCTCACGCGCGCCCGGGCCATCGTTGCTGCGGCCGCCCGCGAGGCCCCTGCAGCCTTTATGGATACCGGCCCCGCAGCCGCGCTCGGCGCCCTCCACGATGAGCGTGTCGCGGCCTCCGGCGAATGCCTCGTCCTCAATCTCGGCAACATGCACCTCCTCGGCTTCCACCTCCGCGGGCGGACCATCGCCAGCCTCTTCGAACACCACACCGGCGAAGTCACCGGCGAACAGGTCGAAACGTTCACCCGCCGCCTCGCGTCCGGCGAACTCACCAACGATGAGGTCTTCTCCACGAAAGGCCATGGCGCGCTCCACATTGACCGCAGCCTCGTCCGGCCCGGCCTGCCGCCGGTCGTCGCCGTCACCGGCCCCCAGCGCGGCCGCCTCGCAGGCTCCGCCCTGCGCCCGCTCTTCGCGGCCCCCTTCGGCGACATGATGATCGGCGGCTGCTTCGGCCTCCTCCGTGCCTTCGCCGAGGTTCACCCCTGGGCCCGCGACGCCGTCGAAGCCCGCCTCGGCCCCCTCGCCGCCTGA
- the ald gene encoding alanine dehydrogenase: MRVGTVRERKDGELRVGLTPEGAHALVLHGHEVLVESGAGAGSGHSDAAYIASGARVVPTAEEVWGTCDLIVKVKEPVPEEYRFLRPGLTLFTYLHLAADRTLTERLAASGATAIAYELVRKADGSLPLLAPMSQVAGRMAAEIGAHLLKHPGPGRGKLLGGVAGVPPGRVVILGSGQVATAAARVMMGLEARVMVMSRDLSRLAYLQENFGGRIGTRVSSPQAVAEELAGADLAILAVLVPGHAAPKVVTRPMVRSMGEGAVLVDVSIDQGGASETSRPTSHSAPTYVEEGVVHYCVTNMPGAVPQTSTQALTSATLPYVEALANYGVEGALARDRALAEALSTYRGALIAGPVAEDFGMEAVPNPFLGER; this comes from the coding sequence ATGCGTGTCGGAACGGTTCGCGAACGGAAAGACGGCGAGCTGCGGGTGGGCCTGACGCCGGAAGGGGCGCACGCGCTGGTGCTGCACGGGCACGAGGTGCTGGTGGAGAGCGGCGCGGGGGCAGGCTCGGGACACAGCGACGCGGCGTACATCGCCTCGGGGGCGCGGGTGGTGCCGACGGCGGAGGAGGTGTGGGGCACGTGCGACCTGATCGTGAAAGTGAAGGAGCCGGTTCCGGAGGAGTACCGCTTCCTGCGGCCGGGGCTGACGCTGTTCACGTACCTGCACCTGGCGGCGGACCGGACGCTCACGGAGCGGTTGGCGGCATCGGGCGCGACGGCGATTGCGTACGAGCTGGTGCGGAAGGCGGACGGGAGCCTGCCGCTGCTGGCGCCGATGTCGCAGGTGGCGGGGCGGATGGCCGCAGAGATCGGCGCGCACCTGCTGAAGCACCCGGGACCCGGCCGGGGGAAGCTGCTGGGCGGCGTGGCGGGCGTGCCGCCGGGACGGGTGGTGATTCTCGGGTCGGGGCAGGTGGCGACGGCGGCGGCGCGGGTGATGATGGGGCTCGAAGCGCGGGTGATGGTGATGTCGCGCGACCTCTCGCGGCTGGCGTACCTGCAGGAGAACTTCGGCGGGCGGATCGGGACGCGGGTCTCGTCGCCGCAGGCGGTGGCGGAGGAGCTGGCCGGGGCCGACCTGGCGATCCTTGCGGTGCTGGTTCCGGGACACGCAGCGCCGAAGGTCGTGACCCGGCCGATGGTGCGGTCGATGGGAGAGGGCGCCGTGCTGGTGGACGTGTCGATCGACCAGGGCGGGGCCTCAGAGACGAGCCGGCCGACCTCGCACAGTGCGCCGACGTACGTGGAGGAGGGGGTGGTGCACTACTGCGTGACGAATATGCCGGGGGCGGTGCCGCAGACCAGCACGCAGGCGCTGACGAGCGCGACGCTGCCGTACGTGGAGGCGCTGGCGAACTACGGTGTGGAGGGTGCGCTGGCGCGGGACCGCGCGCTGGCGGAGGCGCTGAGTACGTACCGGGGGGCGCTGATTGCGGGGCCGGTGGCGGAGGATTTCGGGATGGAGGCGGTGCCGAACCCGTTCCTCGGGGAGCGGTAG